A DNA window from Prochlorococcus marinus str. GP2 contains the following coding sequences:
- a CDS encoding DNA recombination-mediator protein A, whose amino-acid sequence MSRSLDLPATEGVDALAQELAKIQDHGKRRIAFLGTRHVPVVDIHFIELIARSLADEGHDILTSGSQGVNAAVIRAVLDINPALLTVLLPQSLDKQIPEIKAQLERVMHLVEKSENDELPLPLASSLCNQEIITRCDQLICFAFHDSETLLNSCRCAEEMGKMVSLLFFD is encoded by the coding sequence TTGAGTCGCTCTTTAGATCTACCTGCTACCGAAGGCGTTGATGCCTTAGCTCAAGAACTCGCCAAAATCCAAGATCATGGAAAAAGGAGAATTGCTTTTTTGGGCACTAGACATGTACCAGTAGTAGATATCCACTTTATTGAGTTGATAGCAAGATCCTTGGCAGATGAGGGACACGATATTCTTACATCTGGATCTCAAGGAGTGAATGCAGCAGTTATTCGGGCTGTTTTAGATATCAATCCTGCATTATTGACTGTTTTATTGCCACAAAGCCTTGACAAACAAATACCGGAAATAAAGGCCCAACTTGAGAGGGTTATGCATTTGGTTGAAAAAAGTGAAAATGATGAATTGCCTTTACCACTTGCAAGTAGCCTATGTAATCAAGAAATCATTACTAGGTGCGATCAATTAATATGTTTCGCTTTCCATGATAGTGAAACCTTGCTAAACAGCTGTAGATGCGCAGAAGAAATGGGAAAAATGGTAA